In Belonocnema kinseyi isolate 2016_QV_RU_SX_M_011 chromosome 4, B_treatae_v1, whole genome shotgun sequence, a single window of DNA contains:
- the LOC117170787 gene encoding uncharacterized protein LOC117170787 yields the protein MIIKSWIIIFLLALKFTDEVSAKSEWVGRLSDYLKSEVYQILVLFDPKKVTESSEVSAILQNISRVVPTWKISVEKATDKKSEDLSLLPAFSDPRSTILNLVIYSNEDDSSPDEDLIRFMTKVSESQIRPKCLIIFPRRKKESIYQQLFRKMWLQRFLDVTILELEADSVSIHRFNPFTGIFSKEHYNSQSEWFPEKNRDLHHYQIKVGLFHFPPSTNVIYNQTGDVIEASGSDVIMTRCLAKAMNFQISWMSSKVRLWGASSCIKEKNMGLVRSLVYNRIQFTAVQSGRSLMCKKPFYTISTDIRQARLVVVVPNFHEESYLLTKKWKFDTLFFLFLFLLINWIVSKCFHFEDRNWQLDILFQIVLGFGTPREPRKSAERIVFGSILIACLLLSSYFYTALTSIQLQKRTKIVFESLDDVLSANLETVISPAVYNFVLNSTEQNVRILVKKSTQLDISYEDCLDYLMQSKNIACIVRDDIAGWMIENQRDSCGRPRMKIVPEYILSSISAIYAEAASPYLSRINKLIWKFKENGLMQKWTSTGKLPGRQTEFEDEICSTRGAESGHIIILLIIFLVFGYSCSLIAFCCEVGLGLIRKR from the coding sequence atgatCATCAAGTCCTGGATTATTATATTTCTCCTTGCTCTCAAATTCACTGACGAAGTCAGCGCAAAATCAGAGTGGGTAGGACGATTATCAGATTATCTGAAATCTGAAGTGTATCAGATACTGGTTCTTTTCGATCCGAAAAAAGTTACAGAAAGCTCTGAGGTTTCAGCAATTCTCCAAAACATCTCAAGAGTAGTTCCGACCTGGAAGATTAGTGTTGAAAAAGCAACGGATAAGAAATCAGAAGATCTTAGTTTATTGCCTGCTTTTAGTGATCCTCGATCGACAATTTTGAACTTGGTAATTTATTCCAACGAGGATGATTCAAGTCCTGATGAAGATCTAATCAGGTTTATGACCAAAGTATCGGAATCTCAGATTCGCCCAAAATGTTTAATCATCTTtccaagaagaaaaaaagaatcaatCTATCAGCAATTATTTCGGAAGATGTGGTTGCAGAGATTCTTGGACGTCACGATTCTCGAATTAGAAGCTGATTCCGTATCGATTCACAGGTTTAATCCATTTACTGGTATCTTCTCCAAAGAACACTACAACTCTCAATCAGAATGGTTTCCTGAGAAAAATCGGGATTTGCATCACTACCAGATAAAGGTGGGGTTGTTTCACTTTCCACCTTCTACTAATGTGATCTACAACCAAACAGGGGATGTTATAGAAGCATCTGGATCCGATGTGATAATGACAAGATGTTTGGCAAAGGCAATGAATTTTCAGATATCATGGATGTCATCAAAAGTAAGATTATGGGGAGCCTCTAGCTGTATCAAAGAGAAAAATATGGGGCTTGTACgaagcctggtctacaatcgaATACAATTCACTGCAGTTCAATCTGGACGATCTCTGATGTGTaaaaaaccattttataccaTCAGTACTGATATTAGACAAGCACGTTTAGTAGTAGTGGTACCAAATTTTCATGAAGAGTCGTATTTGTTGACCAAGAAATGGAAATTCGACACTCTCTTTTTTTTGTTCCTTTTCTTGCTAATCAATTGGATTGTATCCAAATGCTTTCACTTCGAAGATAGGAATTGGCAGCtggacattttatttcaaatagttcttGGATTCGGGACACCTCGTGAACCTCGTAAATCAGCCGAGAGAATTGTTTTTGGATCGATTTTAATCGCTTGTTTACTGCTCTCTTCGTATTTCTACACAGCTCTGACAAGTATCCAATTGCAAAAGAGAACTAAAATAGTCTTTGAATCATTGGATGACGTTCTCTCGGCGAATCTTGAAACAGTAATCAGTCCTGCAGTTTACAATTTTGTTCTTAATTCCACTGAACAAAACGTTcggattttagtgaaaaaatctaCTCAACTGGACATTTCCTACGAAGACTGTTTAGATTATTTGATGCAGTCGAAAAATATAGCTTGTATAGTACGTGACGATATTGCAGGTTGGATGATTGAAAACCAAAGGGATAGCTGCGGACGACCAAGAATGAAAATTGTTCCTGAATATATATTATCTAGTATCAGTGCTATTTATGCAGAAGCAGCATCTCCATATTTAAGTAGAATCAATAAACTAAtatggaaatttaaagaaaacggATTAATGCAGAAATGGACTAGTACAGGGAAACTACCCGGAAGACAAACTGAGTTCGAAGATGAAATTTGTAGTACAAGGGGAGCAGAATCAGGTCACATAATAATTCTATTGATAATCTTCCTGGTTTTTGGATACTCTTGCTCGCTGATAGCTTTCTGTTGTGAGGTTGGTTTAGGATTAATTAGGAAGCGGTAA